In the genome of Brachypodium distachyon strain Bd21 chromosome 3, Brachypodium_distachyon_v3.0, whole genome shotgun sequence, the window ACCAAAAGAAATTAAGTAAATCTATCTTTGCAGCAGCAAGTAAATGCTCCACATGATATTTATGAACCGCCATACATAGAGCAAGCAGTAAAATGGGCAAGGAATCAAATATCATTCTTTACAATTGGACCATACAATTTATTTACCTGATTTCGCTTTGATTGTCATTTCAGAATAAAGGCCAGTCTAACAGTAACCATGAAGCTATGAGCAATGAATGGCTTGAGAATGGTCAATGCCCTCTTGCAAAGTCATATAGAGCAATGGGTGGAGTCGTGCCACTCCTCGCAAAGATGATGACACCCCCAGCTGGTATGAAACTGACATGCCCACCTGCGATTGTTGCTGCCCGTGCAGCAATATCCCGCACGGCGTTTGCGAAGGGGCTTCGCCCTCAGCCACTGCCGACAAAAGTAGTGGTGATCGCACTGCTCGGCATGGCAGCAAACGTTCCTCTTGGCATCTGGAGGGAACACACTACGAAGTTTTCAGTGCAGTGGTTTGCGGCGGTCCATGCTGCGGTGCCTTTCATAGGAATGCTGAGGAAGTCTATTCTGATGCCGAAGAGTGCCATGGCCCTTACCATAGCTGCCTCAATATTGGGTCAGACAATTGGTTCAAGAGCCGAACGTATCAGATTGAAGAGAGCAAAGTTGGCAGCAGAGGGACATGGCCATGCTGCGCAGATTGAAGCTCCGGTGAGCCTGAAAACCGGGAGCTACGGGGCCGTCCAATTTTGGGATCCGCTGGCCCTCAGAGTGGAAAGCACCGTATCCCCAGTTCTTGTCCCAAGTACTGTTGGTGCTCTGTATTGATAATGTTCATTCCGGCTGGTGCATCAGAGTTCATAATTCATTGTTTGGTGTATTCATTGTGTTGTGTCTTTGTAAAGGATTACTTGGGGTTTTCTCCCAGTCTGTCATCATGCGTTTGGCTTGGGACCAGCGAataaatttaagacattttgCTTCTATACGTACGTTAGATCAGTTCAATGTTCCATGTGCTTTCATTTAGCTCGGTCAAATGCCAGAACACGACGGCTACCTCATCACAACAAACACAACGGCAAATAAAGTCTACTGCTAAGGATTACATCATCTTTGTTTCAACAGAAGCTCCAGCAACTGCTTGCTGTTCAAAATACAAGGGAAGGACGACGTGCTAGCTAGTATATCTCATCATCGGGGACATCCGGTGTGAGGAACTTCTGAGGGTCCTTGTACAATTCCTCGTAGTTGTATTTAGGCTTCACCCTCTCCGGCACAGGCTCGAGTGGGATGATCCTGTCTCCGTCGATCACACCATCAATGAGCCCATAATCAACAGCCTCATGAGGACCCATGTATCGGTCTCTATCGATGTCTTTCTCTACCTGTTCCAGAGTGCGCCCCGTGAATCCTGATATCAGGCGAATGACATTCCTCTTGCTAGTCAGAATCTCCTTGGCTTGGACCTCTACATCCAAGGCCTGCCCACTCGCACCTCCCACGGGCTGATGCATCATAATCCTGGTGTTGGGCATGGCAAATCGTTTGCCCTTTGTGCCACCACCAAGGATTATAGAAGCTGTGGATCCAGCTATGCCCATTCCAATAGTGGATACATCTGCCCTGATGAGCTGCATTACATCATAGATGGCCATTGTCGCACTGAAAGGGAAAACATAGAGCCTCGGTCACAAAATGCAACTATTCTGTATCAATAGACATGCAAAGAGCCAATGGAAGGAAATAATTGCACACACTTCAACACAATGACCTGGCAAATGGATACTACTTGTTCAGGTTCAATGAACTAGTCCTGTTGGACAATTATTCTTCTCACGCCACTCCTACAGGTACTGTTATaaacttatactccctccgttccataattcttgtctcaaatttgcccaaaactgaatgtatctatttctaaaaagtgtctagatacatgtaatatttcgacaagaattatgaaagggagggagtaatagaCTAGCAGAACACATTCAAAGTTAACTAATAGTCAACCGAATCAAATGTGTTATCTTGCAGGAGAAACATATATGTTCAGCCTCAATATGAACAAGAAATGCATCATTACTAAGGTGCAACAAATATCATTATAAACTGTGTAAAACAAAATATCAGTATAAACTCCAAACATCAGGAAATATCTTTTCCCAGAAAGGAAACACAAATGGAAGGAGGAGGTTTACATTCACAATGAAATTATCTACCCCATAATACTGCTCAAGCTTTTTTGGTGGATGCGTTGAAAAATGGTACATATAGAAGAACTGTATCATATA includes:
- the LOC100824309 gene encoding ATP-dependent Clp protease proteolytic subunit 4, chloroplastic codes for the protein MAATTATASFSVTSAALRLRHRQLCARVSGPAQPYPLLKLNRRSHAVSASAPAAASSLSPLWEGLGIRAESDGPGGGASGDVMGLLLRERIIFLGNEIEDFLADAVVSQLLLLDAMDSESDIRLFVNSPGGSLSATMAIYDVMQLIRADVSTIGMGIAGSTASIILGGGTKGKRFAMPNTRIMMHQPVGGASGQALDVEVQAKEILTSKRNVIRLISGFTGRTLEQVEKDIDRDRYMGPHEAVDYGLIDGVIDGDRIIPLEPVPERVKPKYNYEELYKDPQKFLTPDVPDDEIY
- the LOC100824820 gene encoding uncharacterized protein LOC100824820; this encodes MDSFFQRAFGGSVCLEENNVVQQGIERCPFLRNINEPTSFSLSSVNFPAPATGAKGPIFEDGPNFDTAFRVFHGRDGVVPLSEGSFPQIEKPLPKPVPEFNPLAAKAATISLSAFGGFFSFGDFSNKRNKKNSNKKNPNNLPQNKGQSNSNHEAMSNEWLENGQCPLAKSYRAMGGVVPLLAKMMTPPAGMKLTCPPAIVAARAAISRTAFAKGLRPQPLPTKVVVIALLGMAANVPLGIWREHTTKFSVQWFAAVHAAVPFIGMLRKSILMPKSAMALTIAASILGQTIGSRAERIRLKRAKLAAEGHGHAAQIEAPVSLKTGSYGAVQFWDPLALRVESTVSPVLVPSTVGALY